CGCCCAGCGCGGGGAGGAGTTCGCCGCCGCCGTCCACCGGTTCACTCGGTCACGGCAGGGGGAGTAGCACGTGAGCAGCCAGGTCGACCGGCGCGAGGCGTTCGCCGTGCCGCAGTCGCGACTGCGTCGGCACGTACCGGCCGCGGAGCGGCTGGACTCGCCCGTGACCACCTACTACGTGCTGCTCGGCTCGACGCTGCTGCTGCTGGTCATCGGGCTGGTCATGGTGCTGTCGGCCTCCTCGGTCACGTCGCTGTCCAAGAGCGGGTCCTCGTTCACCGTGTTCCTGAGCCAGCTCCGATTCGCCGTGATCGGGCTCCCGCTCATGCTGGTCGCCTCCCGCGTGCCGGTCCGCTGGTGGAAGCGCTTCGGCTGGGTCGTGCTGATCGGTGCGCTCGCCGCCCAGCTCCTGGTCTTCACCGGGCTCGGGGTCAGCGTCAACGGCAACCGCAACTGGATCGAGCTCGGCGGCCAACGGCTGCAGCCCTCCGAGGGGCTCAAGCTCGCGCTCGTGCTGTGGGGCGCCGCCGTGCTGGCCCGCAAGCGGCTGCTGCTGGACCGCTGGGTGCACGTGCTGGTCCCGGTGCTCGCGCCGGTCGGCGTGCTGGCCATTGCGCTCGTGCTGGCCGGTCACGACCTCGGGACGGCGTTGGTCCTGCTGATGATCCTGGGGGCACTGCTGTTCGCCGCAGGGGTACCCGCCCGGATGTTCCTGTTCGCCGGCGCGGCCATGAGCGGCCTGGTGGCCGTGATGGTCAGCACCAGCCCCAACCGCATGCAGCGCATCGAGTCGTGGCTGGGTGGGGGCTCGTGCACTGAGGTCCTCACCACCTGCTACCAGTCGATCCACGGCAAGTACGCGTTGGCCGACGGGGGCTGGTGGGGGGTCGGGCTGGGCGCGAGCCGCGAGAAGTGGTCCTGGCTTCCCGAGGCGCACAACGACTTCATCTTCGCCATCATCGGTGAGGAGCTGGGGCTGCCCGGCGTCCTCGTCGTCCTCGCGCTCTTCCTGCTGATCGGCTGGGCCTGCCTGCGGCTGGTCACCCGCAGCGACGACCTGTTCGTCCGCATCGCGTCGGCCGCGACGATGGCCTGGCTGCTCGGCCAGACCCTGATCAACGTCGGCGCCGTCATCGGGATGCTCCCGGTCATCGGGCTGCCGCTGCCGCTGGTCTCCAGCGGCGGCTCCGCGCTGATCACCTCGATGCTGGTGCTGGGCATGCTGATGGCCTTCGCCCGCGCCGAGCCTGGTGCGGCGCAGGCCTTGGGGGCGCGCGCGGGACTGCTGCGGCGCTCGCTCGCGGTCCTGCCGGGGCGGCGCGGGTCGTGACGACGTCCGTGCTGCTCGCCGGCGGGGGGACCGCCGGTCACGTCTCACCGCTGCTGGCGCTGGCGGACTGCCTGCGCCGGCGCGACCCGGCGACCCGGATCACCG
This DNA window, taken from Angustibacter luteus, encodes the following:
- the ftsW gene encoding putative lipid II flippase FtsW — protein: MSSQVDRREAFAVPQSRLRRHVPAAERLDSPVTTYYVLLGSTLLLLVIGLVMVLSASSVTSLSKSGSSFTVFLSQLRFAVIGLPLMLVASRVPVRWWKRFGWVVLIGALAAQLLVFTGLGVSVNGNRNWIELGGQRLQPSEGLKLALVLWGAAVLARKRLLLDRWVHVLVPVLAPVGVLAIALVLAGHDLGTALVLLMILGALLFAAGVPARMFLFAGAAMSGLVAVMVSTSPNRMQRIESWLGGGSCTEVLTTCYQSIHGKYALADGGWWGVGLGASREKWSWLPEAHNDFIFAIIGEELGLPGVLVVLALFLLIGWACLRLVTRSDDLFVRIASAATMAWLLGQTLINVGAVIGMLPVIGLPLPLVSSGGSALITSMLVLGMLMAFARAEPGAAQALGARAGLLRRSLAVLPGRRGS